The following proteins are co-located in the Acidimicrobiales bacterium genome:
- a CDS encoding ABC transporter ATP-binding protein yields MRRERANAPTRSLFDSSAVGIELTGLSKTFPGSSSPAVSSLDLEVTPGSIVVLVGPSGCGKTTTLKMINRLVEPSAGTITIGGVDARSLPAHELRRHIGYVIQQTGLFPHLTIAANIATVPRLLGWSKEQIRDRVEELVEVVGLDSELLGRYPPELSGGQQQRVGVARALAADPPVLLMDEPYSAVDPIVRTRLQDELLDLQSRVGKTIVLVTHDIDEAIKVGDRIALLNVGGVLEQYAPPAEMLRNPANAFVEDFLGQDRALKRLSLVIVDDIEVGRGPVVDEGASVDRARAVMAEHRTDWVGVLSGERILGWVGAADLNGCARAGDADAREFRSVIDGSTTLRDALDAIVSSHIEVAVVIDAGRYVGMLTLESVRVGALS; encoded by the coding sequence ATGCGACGTGAACGGGCCAACGCCCCAACCCGCTCTCTGTTCGACTCGTCCGCTGTGGGTATCGAGCTCACCGGACTGTCGAAGACGTTCCCGGGCTCGTCCTCGCCCGCGGTGTCGTCTCTGGATCTCGAGGTGACTCCCGGATCGATCGTCGTGCTCGTGGGTCCCTCCGGCTGTGGGAAGACGACGACGCTCAAGATGATCAACCGCCTCGTGGAGCCGTCGGCGGGCACGATCACCATCGGCGGCGTCGATGCGCGCTCCCTGCCCGCTCACGAGCTGCGTCGCCACATCGGATACGTGATCCAACAGACCGGGCTGTTCCCGCACTTGACCATTGCAGCGAACATCGCGACGGTTCCGCGCCTGCTCGGCTGGTCGAAGGAACAGATCCGGGACCGCGTCGAGGAACTGGTCGAGGTCGTCGGGCTCGACAGCGAGCTGTTGGGGCGGTACCCGCCGGAGCTGTCAGGTGGGCAACAGCAGCGCGTCGGCGTCGCCCGGGCGCTCGCTGCGGATCCCCCGGTCCTGTTGATGGACGAGCCCTACAGCGCCGTGGACCCCATCGTGAGGACACGACTCCAGGACGAGCTGTTGGATCTGCAGTCCCGGGTCGGCAAGACCATCGTTCTCGTGACCCACGACATCGACGAGGCGATCAAGGTGGGCGACCGCATCGCCTTGTTGAACGTCGGGGGCGTGCTCGAGCAGTACGCCCCACCGGCCGAGATGCTGAGGAATCCCGCCAACGCCTTCGTCGAGGACTTCCTGGGTCAGGACCGGGCGCTGAAGCGTCTGTCTCTCGTCATCGTGGACGACATCGAGGTGGGCCGCGGCCCCGTCGTCGACGAGGGCGCGTCCGTGGACCGGGCGCGCGCCGTGATGGCCGAACATCGCACGGACTGGGTCGGCGTCCTGTCCGGTGAGCGGATCCTCGGCTGGGTCGGCGCGGCCGATTTGAACGGCTGCGCACGCGCCGGCGACGCCGATGCCCGGGAGTTCCGCTCCGTGATCGACGGCTCGACAACATTGCGGGACGCACTCGACGCGATCGTGTCGTCGCACATCGAGGTCGCCGTCGTCATCGACGCCGGCCGCTATGTCGGCATGCTCACCCTCGAGAGCGTCCGGGTGGGCGCGCTTTCGTGA
- a CDS encoding MFS transporter, whose product MNRRLLTVLGAGSFVLGVGGSMVFTLLAELQDERGLPTSSLGLVAGSFFVAALVGQLGLARHADRGQAKHLLVGALLASTGSLVWFAYGDGLAQMIAARVLGGLAFGVWDPIVKGLAGRAGRERAGATVGLLTSAQLAGVVVGPLVGGLLADAGSLNAAFAIVAVAVVAVIPFVLVVPVPEAEAAVVARGQVRRLVRRRPLIVATLLGVALFAPEGIYDALWARYLTDLGVSTTFIGVSLAVYAAPFMVLAPFGGRLADRFGPDRAALVAAAATTPMLLLYGLVREPWILVALGVGEAAMTAVGFPAVAAAVARAAPDEDQVAGQGLVGGVSLAVAGLAGALAAPAYAAGGARPVFIVSAVVVAAVAAAAGLLLARPSGSPGSVTAVATSG is encoded by the coding sequence GTGAACCGACGACTCCTCACGGTGCTCGGTGCCGGCTCGTTCGTGCTCGGCGTCGGCGGATCCATGGTGTTCACGCTCCTCGCCGAGCTCCAGGACGAGCGCGGCCTCCCGACGAGCTCCCTGGGTCTCGTCGCCGGTTCGTTCTTCGTCGCGGCTCTGGTGGGCCAACTCGGCCTCGCCCGCCACGCCGATCGCGGTCAGGCCAAGCACCTGTTGGTGGGGGCGTTGCTCGCGTCGACGGGATCCCTCGTCTGGTTCGCCTACGGCGACGGACTCGCCCAGATGATCGCGGCGCGGGTCCTGGGCGGCCTCGCCTTCGGTGTGTGGGATCCGATCGTGAAGGGACTCGCAGGCCGTGCCGGGCGGGAACGGGCGGGCGCCACGGTGGGCCTGCTCACGAGTGCGCAGCTCGCCGGGGTCGTCGTCGGACCTCTGGTCGGCGGGCTTCTCGCCGACGCCGGCTCCCTGAACGCCGCCTTCGCGATCGTCGCGGTGGCCGTCGTCGCAGTCATCCCGTTCGTCCTCGTCGTTCCGGTACCCGAGGCCGAGGCGGCGGTCGTGGCCCGCGGCCAGGTGCGCCGCCTCGTGCGCCGTCGCCCGCTCATCGTCGCGACGCTCCTCGGTGTCGCCCTCTTCGCTCCCGAGGGGATCTACGACGCTCTCTGGGCCCGGTACCTCACGGATCTCGGCGTGTCGACGACGTTCATCGGGGTCTCGTTGGCCGTCTACGCGGCACCCTTCATGGTCCTCGCCCCCTTCGGCGGACGTCTCGCCGACCGATTCGGCCCGGATCGCGCCGCGCTCGTCGCAGCCGCCGCGACCACCCCGATGCTCCTTCTGTACGGCCTCGTGCGTGAGCCGTGGATCCTCGTCGCACTCGGAGTCGGGGAGGCGGCGATGACAGCCGTCGGCTTCCCGGCCGTCGCCGCCGCAGTCGCACGCGCCGCCCCCGACGAGGACCAGGTGGCCGGCCAGGGGCTCGTCGGCGGTGTCTCGCTCGCAGTGGCGGGACTCGCCGGAGCGCTCGCGGCTCCGGCCTACGCCGCAGGGGGGGCCCGACCCGTCTTCATCGTCTCCGCGGTCGTCGTGGCAGCCGTGGCTGCTGCAGCCGGGCTGTTGCTCGCGCGGCCGTCGGGTTCTCCGGGAAGTGTGACCGCCGTCGCAACCTCGGGGTGA
- a CDS encoding TSUP family transporter, with product MSTGELVAVMAVVLVGAVLQGSVGFGMNVVSAPVVIQLEPDLVPGPLLLAAFFLTLFAAIRERTTLDISGAGWIVVGRVPGSVLGALAVAVLSTRGLSLALAAIVLSAVVASASGVSIVENRGTMFGAGAVAGFSSTTTSVGGPPIALVLQGRSGPELRSTLGAIFVIGVVMSLTTLALTGEFGTRDLELAVFVVPAAVAGFALSGPLRPLIDRGHTRPAVLAVSALAATILLVRVLVD from the coding sequence ATGTCGACCGGCGAGTTGGTCGCCGTCATGGCGGTCGTCCTCGTCGGGGCGGTTCTGCAGGGGTCGGTCGGGTTCGGGATGAACGTCGTGTCGGCTCCGGTCGTCATCCAACTCGAGCCAGACCTCGTCCCGGGGCCGTTGCTGCTCGCCGCGTTCTTCCTCACCCTCTTCGCAGCCATCCGTGAGCGGACCACCCTCGACATCTCCGGCGCCGGCTGGATCGTCGTGGGTCGGGTACCGGGTTCCGTGCTCGGAGCGCTCGCCGTCGCCGTGTTGTCCACCCGCGGTCTGTCGCTGGCCCTCGCCGCGATCGTGTTGAGCGCGGTCGTCGCGTCGGCGTCGGGAGTCTCGATCGTCGAGAACCGGGGGACCATGTTCGGGGCCGGTGCGGTCGCCGGGTTCTCGTCGACAACCACGTCGGTGGGCGGGCCGCCGATCGCCCTGGTGCTGCAGGGCCGCTCCGGGCCCGAGCTGCGGTCGACTCTCGGTGCCATCTTCGTGATCGGCGTGGTGATGTCGTTGACGACGTTGGCGCTGACCGGCGAGTTCGGAACGCGGGATCTCGAACTCGCCGTCTTCGTGGTCCCCGCCGCGGTGGCCGGCTTCGCCCTCTCCGGCCCGTTGCGGCCCTTGATCGACAGGGGTCATACCCGTCCCGCCGTGCTCGCCGTGTCAGCGCTCGCCGCGACCATCTTGTTGGTCCGGGTCCTGGTGGATTGA
- a CDS encoding DMT family transporter — translation MSTPADSAAQRGTTTPGERSRRTGGTALGAAVAGVVLFSTGPVIVADADLEGLAFAFWRLWTATVVMNLILLARRRRLDRAVLVATAPAGLALGVNMALFFSAVQQTSVANATLISVLSPIPLLIAGRFVFGESATGRDVAWILLAIAGAALVLRSSNTEGTGDLGGDLLALGSMVALAVYFAAGKRARHTVDTLGFMAGLFAWGAIIITPIAVLSGQALIPDGTGGETWLRVALVVALPGTGHVLTNFAHNGVPLSVVGILQLANPVGAALLAFWLLDQQVAALQVVGMVIVIGALGVYTYQRSERGA, via the coding sequence GTGAGCACCCCAGCCGACAGTGCCGCGCAACGCGGAACGACGACCCCCGGTGAGAGGTCCCGCCGCACCGGCGGCACCGCTCTCGGCGCGGCCGTCGCCGGTGTGGTCCTGTTCTCGACGGGCCCCGTGATCGTCGCCGACGCCGACCTCGAGGGGCTGGCCTTCGCCTTCTGGCGCCTGTGGACGGCGACCGTCGTCATGAACCTGATCCTCCTGGCCCGGAGGCGGCGCCTGGACCGGGCCGTGCTGGTGGCCACCGCCCCCGCCGGCCTGGCACTCGGGGTCAACATGGCCCTGTTCTTCTCCGCGGTCCAACAGACGAGCGTTGCGAACGCGACCCTCATCTCGGTGCTGTCGCCGATACCCCTGCTGATCGCGGGGCGCTTCGTCTTCGGCGAATCAGCCACCGGCCGTGACGTCGCGTGGATCCTCCTCGCCATCGCCGGGGCCGCGCTCGTGCTGCGCTCGTCCAACACAGAGGGGACCGGCGACCTCGGCGGCGACCTCCTCGCTCTCGGTTCGATGGTGGCTCTCGCCGTGTACTTCGCGGCCGGCAAGCGCGCCCGTCACACGGTGGACACCCTCGGGTTCATGGCAGGGCTGTTCGCGTGGGGGGCGATCATCATCACCCCCATCGCCGTGCTGTCCGGGCAGGCGCTCATCCCCGACGGCACCGGAGGCGAGACCTGGCTGCGGGTCGCGCTCGTCGTCGCACTCCCCGGCACCGGCCATGTTCTGACGAACTTCGCCCACAACGGCGTACCTCTCTCCGTCGTCGGGATCCTCCAGTTGGCCAATCCCGTGGGCGCCGCCCTGCTCGCATTCTGGCTACTCGACCAGCAGGTGGCCGCCCTGCAGGTGGTCGGCATGGTCATCGTGATCGGCGCCCTCGGCGTGTACACGTACCAGCGATCCGAGCGGGGCGCCTGA
- a CDS encoding TIGR03620 family F420-dependent LLM class oxidoreductase: MTALIGAGKWGVWFGGFDAHPATTLRSTAQELERAGWGCLWIPESSGRDAMVTAAILLEATSQLTVATGIAQIQARHPLTTVAAQQTLAEASGGRFLLGLGVSHAPLVTGARSLPYDKPLATMTAYLEAMEQAPYRGPRPAAPSPLVLAALGPRMVELAASHADGAHPYLVTPDHTASAREMLGPGPLLAPEQTVVIDGDARHARDLARRWLSTYLGLPNYARNIVRMGFGESDLSGPSDRLVDALVAHGDVETVAARCRAHLEAGADHVAIQVLADADRTTIPAEAWSALATTLDLDT; the protein is encoded by the coding sequence ATGACAGCGCTGATCGGTGCCGGAAAATGGGGAGTGTGGTTCGGCGGCTTCGACGCGCACCCGGCCACGACGTTGCGGTCGACCGCGCAGGAGCTCGAGAGGGCCGGCTGGGGCTGCCTGTGGATCCCCGAGTCCTCGGGGCGCGACGCCATGGTCACGGCCGCGATCCTGCTCGAGGCGACGTCGCAGCTCACCGTCGCGACGGGCATCGCCCAGATCCAGGCGCGACACCCGCTCACCACGGTTGCGGCCCAGCAGACACTCGCTGAGGCATCCGGCGGGCGGTTCCTGCTCGGCCTCGGCGTCAGCCATGCGCCGCTGGTCACCGGGGCGAGGTCCCTCCCCTACGACAAGCCCCTCGCGACGATGACGGCCTACCTCGAGGCGATGGAACAGGCGCCCTATCGCGGACCGAGGCCGGCGGCACCGAGCCCGCTCGTCCTCGCCGCCCTCGGACCTCGCATGGTGGAGCTCGCCGCGTCGCACGCCGACGGCGCCCACCCTTACCTCGTCACGCCGGACCACACCGCGAGCGCCCGGGAGATGCTGGGCCCCGGGCCGCTGCTCGCTCCCGAACAGACGGTGGTCATCGACGGCGATGCCCGCCACGCCCGTGACCTGGCCCGGCGTTGGCTGAGCACCTACCTCGGCCTACCCAACTACGCCAGGAACATCGTGCGCATGGGGTTCGGGGAGTCCGACCTGTCCGGTCCCAGCGACCGCCTCGTCGATGCCCTCGTCGCCCACGGCGACGTGGAGACGGTTGCCGCCCGCTGCCGCGCCCACCTCGAAGCGGGTGCCGATCACGTCGCCATCCAGGTCCTCGCGGACGCCGACCGCACGACGATCCCGGCTGAAGCCTGGAGCGCCCTGGCGACGACGCTCGACCTCGACACGTGA
- a CDS encoding sugar ABC transporter substrate-binding protein, which produces MKSRTRSRLWRLLALLLVFTMIAAACGDDDDDTSASGDDGTSSDDGASGDDGASGDDGDMMEAPGTTFGDDQTLIDAALSATGEVTEAPSITVGYLQWVYADEAGKRIEDAAKDAVDFFGWGFETCDAGGDPAQMPICGNQLLDKGIDVMLTDGIPEAFITDIIERAESEGVPIFSAGGEVDPRDNYLQGLASDDTDLGRQLALWVAEEFPDGARMLVQTFPAAWSDKRINGLNEAIDNGANIEIVDTWEADPTNMVDGTAQDVTNKITQFGDIDVVWINFSVASIGAAQAIGAIDEADRPALVTFYANPGTLTDIREGRLTAAVDEKLEWQSWGNVDAVAQLLARDEQPSQERAPDYGGLNFSSRQVITADNLPPEGEIVPAPPPGSYEDFFKTKWCNEFTGVAGC; this is translated from the coding sequence ATGAAGTCACGAACGCGTTCGCGCCTTTGGCGTCTGCTCGCACTACTACTGGTCTTCACAATGATCGCCGCTGCCTGCGGCGATGATGACGACGACACGTCCGCATCGGGCGACGACGGCACCTCATCGGATGACGGCGCATCGGGCGACGACGGCGCATCGGGCGACGACGGCGACATGATGGAGGCACCGGGCACCACGTTCGGTGACGACCAGACCCTCATCGATGCCGCTCTCAGCGCCACCGGCGAGGTCACCGAGGCCCCCAGCATCACCGTGGGCTACCTCCAGTGGGTGTACGCCGACGAAGCCGGCAAGCGCATCGAGGACGCCGCCAAGGACGCCGTCGACTTCTTCGGATGGGGCTTCGAGACCTGCGACGCAGGTGGCGACCCCGCTCAGATGCCCATCTGCGGAAACCAGCTGCTGGACAAGGGCATCGACGTGATGCTCACCGACGGCATCCCCGAGGCCTTCATCACCGACATCATCGAGCGGGCCGAATCCGAAGGTGTCCCCATCTTCTCGGCCGGCGGCGAGGTCGACCCCCGTGACAACTACCTGCAGGGTCTTGCCTCCGACGACACCGACCTGGGACGCCAGCTGGCGCTGTGGGTCGCCGAGGAGTTCCCCGACGGGGCTCGCATGCTCGTGCAGACCTTCCCGGCCGCGTGGAGCGACAAGCGCATCAACGGCCTCAACGAGGCCATCGACAACGGTGCGAACATCGAGATCGTCGACACCTGGGAAGCCGACCCGACCAACATGGTCGACGGCACCGCCCAGGACGTGACGAACAAGATCACCCAGTTCGGCGACATCGACGTCGTGTGGATCAACTTCTCCGTGGCCTCCATCGGCGCCGCCCAGGCGATCGGCGCCATCGACGAGGCGGACCGTCCCGCTCTGGTGACGTTCTACGCCAACCCCGGCACCCTCACCGACATCCGTGAGGGTCGTCTGACCGCGGCGGTCGACGAGAAGCTCGAGTGGCAGAGCTGGGGCAACGTGGACGCCGTCGCACAGCTCCTCGCCCGCGACGAGCAGCCTTCCCAGGAGCGGGCACCGGACTACGGCGGGCTGAACTTCTCGTCCCGTCAGGTCATCACGGCCGACAACCTCCCGCCCGAGGGCGAGATCGTCCCGGCGCCGCCGCCAGGCAGCTACGAGGACTTCTTCAAGACCAAATGGTGCAACGAGTTCACCGGCGTCGCCGGTTGCTGA
- a CDS encoding ABC transporter permease has product MSDISADAPSNVQATRARFDLIDFMSRFGVIVTLLGCVVFFSTQDDRFLSMANMRTTLAIGSPLLILALGLTVVLAMGDFDLSIAGMSSAAGATVVVLIVNHGWGWGWAVLVAVGFGIIAGAINGYLVAYIGTPSFITTLATGIVLAGIQVTLTDNRFITGAGEMADSYRDLGVGKPEPLTEFSSPVWIAAGLAIILWLFLAKTEVGRYMYAIGGNQEAARLAGIRVKLLRAAGFVVVSLTAVIAAVVETARTASTIPNSADSLLLPAFAAAFLGAAASRRGQFNVWGTVLGVIFLKVVDSGLTFMGYEQDIQNIAQGSILVGAMLLSRLGASRR; this is encoded by the coding sequence ATGAGCGACATCTCGGCAGACGCGCCGTCCAACGTGCAGGCGACGCGCGCCCGATTCGACCTGATCGACTTCATGTCACGCTTCGGGGTGATCGTCACGCTGCTCGGCTGCGTGGTCTTCTTCTCGACGCAGGACGACCGGTTCCTGTCGATGGCGAACATGCGGACGACACTCGCCATCGGTTCACCGTTGCTGATCCTGGCCCTGGGGCTCACGGTCGTTCTTGCGATGGGCGACTTCGACCTGTCCATCGCGGGTATGTCGTCGGCGGCGGGAGCAACCGTCGTCGTGCTCATCGTCAACCACGGCTGGGGGTGGGGCTGGGCGGTGCTGGTCGCGGTCGGATTCGGCATCATCGCCGGAGCCATCAACGGCTACCTCGTGGCGTACATAGGCACCCCGTCGTTCATCACGACACTGGCGACGGGAATCGTTCTGGCCGGTATCCAGGTGACGCTCACCGACAACCGCTTCATCACCGGCGCGGGCGAGATGGCCGACTCGTACCGTGATCTCGGTGTCGGCAAGCCGGAACCGCTGACGGAGTTCTCCTCGCCCGTATGGATAGCCGCCGGGCTCGCGATCATCTTGTGGCTGTTCCTCGCCAAGACCGAGGTCGGCCGCTACATGTACGCGATCGGCGGCAACCAGGAGGCGGCCCGCCTGGCCGGCATCCGGGTGAAGCTGCTCCGGGCCGCCGGCTTCGTCGTAGTGAGCCTCACCGCGGTCATCGCCGCCGTCGTCGAGACGGCCCGGACCGCATCGACCATCCCGAACTCGGCCGACTCGCTGTTGCTACCCGCCTTCGCAGCAGCCTTTCTCGGCGCAGCAGCGTCGCGGCGCGGGCAGTTCAACGTCTGGGGCACGGTCCTCGGCGTGATCTTCCTGAAGGTCGTCGACTCGGGACTCACGTTCATGGGATACGAGCAGGACATCCAGAACATCGCGCAGGGATCCATCCTCGTCGGCGCCATGTTGCTGAGCCGGCTGGGGGCCAGCCGCCGATGA
- a CDS encoding sugar ABC transporter ATP-binding protein: protein MTTVEESPAASQHGTPFLEIAGLSKSYPGVKAVQNVDLTFVTGETVGLVGKNGAGKSTLIKMIAAAVRPDEGTMHLDGKVLDLHQPVQATRAGLAFVHQDLYDVPDLSVAENVMLGLGFPRRFGGLIDWPELYSQARAVINDLEVDIDPKTAVGSLSVAQQRLVMIARGLAQKARLLVLDEPSASLTDEEIDHLFAVVRRLRERGIAVIYVSHRLEEIFELTERVVVMRDGRVVADERTEDLDRRSLITHITGQENAQSARERRESRGIGGRPDTKVVLEVTDIATNTGVEGCSFDLRAGEILGIGGLVGAGRTELVRAIFGADRHTRGTIAVHGRQVKITSPVDAMHAGLALLPEDRKTQGNVMDFSIRHNITLASLPKHRLMPNVAAPSPASERKEARRIIERLDVATPTDTKEVRLLSGGNQQKVVIGRWMSQGADILIFDEPTHGVDVGGKDEIYEVIEELATQGKAIILISSEFNELVGICHRVIAMHEGRFVGEVEGDAVTEQAIIELCYGHTDDA, encoded by the coding sequence ATGACGACGGTGGAGGAGTCGCCCGCGGCGTCGCAACACGGCACGCCGTTCCTCGAGATCGCCGGACTCTCGAAGTCATACCCCGGTGTGAAGGCCGTCCAGAACGTGGACCTGACCTTCGTCACCGGGGAGACCGTCGGCCTGGTCGGCAAGAACGGCGCCGGCAAGAGCACGCTCATCAAGATGATCGCCGCGGCGGTGCGCCCCGACGAGGGGACCATGCACCTCGACGGCAAGGTCCTCGACCTCCACCAGCCCGTGCAGGCAACGCGTGCCGGCCTCGCATTCGTACACCAGGACCTCTACGACGTGCCCGACCTGTCGGTCGCGGAGAACGTCATGCTCGGTCTGGGATTCCCCCGCCGCTTCGGTGGCCTCATCGACTGGCCCGAGCTCTACAGCCAGGCCCGGGCGGTGATCAACGACCTCGAGGTCGATATCGACCCGAAGACGGCCGTCGGGAGCCTCTCGGTCGCGCAGCAACGCCTCGTGATGATCGCCCGTGGGCTGGCTCAGAAGGCCCGCCTTCTCGTTCTCGACGAGCCCAGCGCCTCGCTCACCGACGAGGAGATCGACCATCTCTTCGCCGTCGTACGCCGCCTCCGAGAGCGCGGGATCGCCGTCATCTACGTGTCGCACCGACTCGAGGAGATCTTCGAACTCACCGAGCGGGTCGTCGTCATGCGGGACGGCAGGGTTGTCGCCGACGAACGGACCGAGGATCTCGACCGCCGCAGCCTCATCACCCACATCACGGGCCAGGAGAACGCCCAGTCGGCGCGTGAGCGGCGTGAGAGCCGTGGTATCGGCGGGCGGCCTGACACCAAGGTCGTCCTCGAGGTGACCGACATCGCCACCAACACAGGGGTCGAGGGGTGCTCGTTCGACCTGCGCGCGGGAGAGATCCTGGGGATCGGGGGCCTGGTGGGCGCAGGGCGCACGGAGCTGGTCCGGGCGATCTTCGGCGCCGACCGTCACACTCGCGGCACCATCGCCGTGCACGGTCGCCAGGTGAAGATCACCAGCCCGGTGGATGCGATGCACGCCGGGTTGGCGCTTCTGCCTGAGGATCGCAAGACCCAGGGAAACGTGATGGACTTCTCGATCCGCCACAACATCACTCTGGCGTCACTCCCCAAGCACCGGCTCATGCCCAACGTCGCCGCCCCCTCACCGGCGTCCGAGCGCAAGGAGGCGCGCAGGATCATCGAGCGCCTCGACGTCGCCACCCCCACGGACACCAAAGAGGTCCGGCTCCTGTCCGGCGGCAACCAGCAGAAGGTCGTCATCGGCCGCTGGATGTCCCAGGGAGCCGACATCTTGATCTTCGACGAGCCCACCCACGGCGTAGACGTCGGCGGCAAGGACGAGATCTACGAGGTGATCGAGGAACTCGCCACGCAGGGCAAGGCGATCATCCTGATCTCATCGGAGTTCAACGAGCTGGTCGGCATCTGCCACCGCGTCATCGCCATGCACGAGGGCCGTTTCGTCGGCGAGGTCGAAGGCGACGCCGTCACCGAACAGGCCATCATCGAGCTCTGCTACGGACACACCGACGACGCCTGA
- a CDS encoding MaoC/PaaZ C-terminal domain-containing protein, translating into MVAVGDEIPELVIDPVDTEKMKTMAALLQDPNPIHWDVEVVKKLGMGDKAVNQGPNNWAYIGSMLAAWAGGDDKVRNMKVRFLDNVFAGDRVVAGGKVTAVEGDLVTCDVWLARDGDHPVVAGTAVVQMT; encoded by the coding sequence ATGGTCGCTGTCGGTGATGAGATCCCGGAGCTGGTGATCGACCCGGTCGACACCGAGAAGATGAAGACGATGGCCGCTCTGCTGCAGGACCCGAATCCCATCCACTGGGACGTCGAGGTCGTGAAGAAGCTCGGTATGGGAGACAAGGCCGTCAACCAGGGTCCGAACAACTGGGCCTACATCGGTTCGATGCTCGCCGCATGGGCCGGTGGTGACGACAAGGTCCGCAACATGAAGGTGCGGTTCCTCGACAACGTCTTCGCGGGTGACCGCGTGGTAGCCGGCGGCAAGGTCACCGCCGTCGAGGGAGACCTCGTCACCTGCGACGTCTGGCTCGCCCGAGATGGCGATCATCCCGTCGTCGCCGGCACCGCCGTCGTCCAGATGACCTGA
- a CDS encoding MaoC family dehydratase N-terminal domain-containing protein, producing the protein MPIPDLDELNTMVGHELPGGTYELEDYKDWLTRDVVGATPAVDGVALPMFCYYAAIAGMGVSIDGLFQLVDATADSGVMFGEAEIDIRKPFRLGETYSVKGRITEIKRKEGRKAGVFDIVTFVLDVVDSSGEVAGVSTNAFVFPRRDD; encoded by the coding sequence GTGCCCATACCCGACCTCGACGAGCTCAACACGATGGTGGGCCATGAGCTACCCGGCGGCACCTACGAGCTCGAGGACTACAAGGACTGGCTGACCCGCGACGTCGTGGGTGCCACGCCGGCCGTCGACGGCGTGGCGCTGCCGATGTTCTGCTACTACGCGGCCATCGCCGGCATGGGAGTCAGCATCGACGGCCTGTTTCAACTCGTCGATGCCACCGCTGACAGTGGTGTGATGTTCGGCGAGGCCGAGATCGACATCCGCAAGCCCTTCCGCCTCGGCGAGACCTACTCGGTCAAGGGGAGGATCACCGAGATCAAGCGCAAGGAGGGCCGTAAGGCCGGCGTCTTCGACATCGTCACCTTCGTGCTCGATGTCGTCGACTCGTCGGGTGAGGTGGCCGGTGTGTCAACAAACGCGTTCGTGTTCCCGAGGAGGGACGACTGA
- a CDS encoding LLM class flavin-dependent oxidoreductase: MRIGYLIDTNAGGYDQPLPTPENASATLDAMITEGILAEQAGFHSIQVPDRHGRTESYFGSPLNLLMILAHETERVALGSYCLVNTLYHPMHVAEQCALIDNISKGRLYMTWGRGYHDGYWGQFGVPSERMLGRFLDGVELIEKALASKGERFDWSSDFHEVRDGLLTPNSYQQPRFPFWGGGQFPKSIARCGRYAESWTCDDFPILPAVWEEQAGAYRRTAQEEGKEPFIVLMRNGWVADSFEDAAAQFGTHYVDEMRFYCRQGILAHHPEFDSPEKITADSARPHIIVGTPEQCRERLEQYHTELGVDYFTIRFRMVSGPSFEATREQILRFGEEVVQPLHAKYPAPTHPAIPEACRW; encoded by the coding sequence ATGCGCATCGGCTACCTCATCGACACGAACGCCGGTGGGTACGACCAGCCCCTGCCGACGCCCGAGAACGCCTCTGCGACTCTCGACGCGATGATCACCGAGGGGATCCTGGCCGAACAGGCCGGGTTCCACTCGATCCAGGTCCCGGACCGTCACGGACGTACCGAGTCGTACTTCGGTTCGCCCCTCAACCTCTTGATGATCCTCGCCCACGAGACCGAACGGGTCGCACTCGGTTCGTACTGCCTCGTGAACACGCTCTACCACCCCATGCACGTGGCCGAGCAGTGTGCGCTGATCGACAACATCTCCAAGGGCCGCCTCTACATGACCTGGGGCCGGGGCTACCACGACGGCTACTGGGGCCAGTTCGGTGTGCCCTCCGAACGGATGCTCGGCCGCTTTCTCGACGGTGTCGAGCTCATCGAGAAGGCGCTCGCGTCCAAGGGTGAGCGCTTCGACTGGAGTTCGGACTTCCACGAGGTCCGCGACGGGTTGCTGACGCCCAACTCCTATCAGCAGCCCCGCTTCCCGTTCTGGGGTGGCGGTCAGTTCCCGAAGTCCATCGCCCGCTGCGGCCGCTACGCGGAGTCCTGGACCTGCGACGACTTCCCGATCCTGCCCGCGGTGTGGGAGGAGCAGGCCGGGGCCTACCGCCGCACAGCGCAGGAGGAGGGCAAGGAGCCTTTCATCGTCCTCATGCGCAACGGCTGGGTGGCGGACTCCTTCGAGGACGCGGCCGCCCAGTTCGGCACGCACTACGTGGACGAGATGCGTTTCTACTGCCGGCAGGGGATCCTGGCCCATCACCCCGAGTTCGACTCGCCCGAGAAGATCACTGCGGACTCGGCTCGTCCGCACATCATCGTCGGCACGCCCGAGCAGTGTCGTGAGCGGCTCGAGCAGTATCACACCGAGCTCGGCGTGGATTACTTCACGATCCGTTTCCGGATGGTGTCCGGACCGTCGTTCGAGGCCACCCGCGAGCAGATCCTCCGCTTCGGCGAGGAGGTCGTGCAGCCGCTGCACGCCAAGTACCCGGCCCCGACGCATCCGGCGATCCCCGAGGCGTGTCGCTGGTAG